Proteins encoded in a region of the Stieleria neptunia genome:
- a CDS encoding DUF1015 domain-containing protein: MPRVQPFRAVRPTAEKAARVASVPYDVVNREEAAALAEGNPDSFLHVVRPDIDLPAETDPYADEIYAKAAENLQRLMGDGVLQQDDAESIFLYRQIMNGNSQVGVVCCCHVEDYENNLILKHEFTRPAKEDDRTRHVMTLGAHAGPVFLTYRDDPDLNGLVDAAVRETPLYDFTADDGVQHTVWKIEKTAGYVAKLTAVPEFYVADGHHRAASAWRAGKARREANPDHNGNEEYNWFLTVLFPASQLNILAYNRIIKDLNGQTPDQIRERLSEVGSLEETSDPVPDRAGTFCIYLDGKWSRLRVPADSIDHHDAINSLDVAILEQRVIRPIFGIEDVRTDPRIDFVGGIRGTKELEKRVDSGEWAFAVSMFPTSIEQLMAVSDAGEVMPPKSTWFEPKLRSGLLTHLLD, translated from the coding sequence ATGCCACGCGTTCAACCGTTTCGTGCCGTTCGCCCTACCGCGGAAAAAGCTGCCCGAGTCGCCAGCGTTCCCTACGATGTCGTCAATCGCGAGGAAGCCGCCGCGCTCGCCGAAGGAAATCCGGATTCGTTCTTGCACGTGGTTCGTCCCGACATCGATTTGCCGGCGGAAACAGATCCGTACGCCGATGAAATCTACGCCAAAGCCGCCGAGAATTTGCAGCGGCTGATGGGCGACGGTGTGTTGCAGCAGGACGATGCCGAAAGCATTTTCCTGTACCGCCAGATCATGAACGGCAACAGTCAAGTCGGTGTCGTGTGCTGCTGTCACGTCGAGGACTATGAGAACAACCTGATCCTGAAACATGAGTTCACGCGCCCCGCGAAAGAAGACGATCGGACTCGACACGTGATGACGCTGGGCGCCCACGCAGGCCCTGTGTTCCTGACTTATCGCGATGATCCCGACTTGAACGGATTGGTGGATGCGGCGGTCCGCGAAACCCCGCTGTACGATTTCACGGCCGACGATGGCGTGCAACACACCGTGTGGAAGATCGAAAAGACCGCCGGTTACGTCGCGAAGCTCACCGCGGTCCCCGAGTTCTATGTCGCCGATGGACATCACCGGGCCGCGAGCGCTTGGCGTGCCGGAAAAGCTCGCCGCGAAGCCAATCCCGATCACAACGGAAACGAAGAATACAACTGGTTTTTGACGGTGCTGTTCCCGGCGTCTCAATTGAACATCTTGGCGTACAACCGGATCATCAAAGACCTCAACGGCCAAACGCCCGATCAGATTCGCGAACGACTGAGTGAAGTCGGCAGCCTGGAAGAAACGAGTGATCCTGTTCCAGATCGCGCGGGAACGTTTTGCATTTACCTGGATGGGAAATGGTCGCGTTTGCGAGTTCCGGCCGATTCGATTGATCACCACGATGCGATCAACAGCTTGGATGTCGCAATCTTGGAGCAACGTGTGATTCGTCCGATCTTTGGAATCGAGGATGTTCGCACCGATCCGCGAATTGACTTTGTCGGCGGGATCCGCGGGACAAAGGAATTGGAGAAACGCGTCGACTCGGGCGAGTGGGCGTTTGCGGTTTCGATGTTCCCGACCTCGATTGAGCAATTGATGGCGGTCAGCGATGCCGGCGAAGTGATGCCGCCCAAGAGCACGTGGTTCGAACCCAAGTTGCGGAGCGGATTGCTGACGCACTTGCTGGATTGA
- a CDS encoding aldose epimerase family protein gives MKIETTPFGIADDQPITRYTLINSSGHRVSVMNFGAILLDVQVPDRDGALANVNACFGSLDRYVAGHPYFGSSVGRFCNRIGNAKFTIDGTEYALVVNHGKHQLHGGVKNFSYQVWTAETLEQDGSVGVRFRLTSPDGDNGFPGNVEATAEYSWNDADELKIVYTATTDKPTHVNLTNHSYWNLGGVGTGTATDHVATIPADQFLDVDEDLIPTGKTNDVQGTPLDFRTPTPLGERLDRLPATKGYDHCYVVPGEPGRLRKAALVADPDSGRTLEIETTQPGIQLYTANHLGGGPENAGLGSHDAFCLETQHYPDAPNKPNFPSTLLRPGDKLVETTVHRFGVN, from the coding sequence ATGAAGATCGAAACCACACCGTTTGGAATCGCCGACGATCAGCCGATCACCCGCTACACGCTCATCAATTCGAGCGGTCACCGAGTCAGTGTGATGAACTTTGGCGCCATCCTGTTGGATGTCCAAGTGCCCGATCGCGACGGGGCGCTGGCCAACGTCAATGCGTGCTTTGGCTCCCTGGATCGCTATGTCGCCGGGCATCCGTACTTCGGCAGCAGTGTCGGTCGGTTCTGCAATCGCATCGGCAACGCAAAGTTCACGATCGACGGTACTGAGTATGCTCTGGTCGTCAATCACGGAAAACACCAACTGCACGGCGGGGTCAAGAATTTTTCCTACCAGGTGTGGACCGCCGAGACGCTGGAGCAGGACGGATCGGTGGGCGTGCGATTCCGCCTGACCAGCCCCGACGGGGACAACGGCTTTCCCGGCAACGTCGAAGCGACCGCCGAGTACAGCTGGAATGACGCCGACGAGCTGAAAATCGTCTACACGGCGACCACCGACAAGCCGACGCACGTCAATCTGACCAATCACAGCTATTGGAATCTGGGCGGCGTCGGGACGGGGACCGCAACCGACCACGTCGCGACGATTCCCGCGGATCAGTTCTTGGACGTCGACGAGGACTTGATCCCGACCGGCAAGACCAACGACGTGCAGGGGACGCCACTTGATTTCCGTACGCCGACGCCGCTGGGCGAACGCCTGGACCGACTCCCCGCGACCAAGGGCTATGACCACTGCTACGTCGTGCCTGGCGAGCCGGGCCGGTTACGAAAAGCGGCGTTGGTGGCGGATCCCGATTCGGGGAGGACGTTGGAGATTGAAACGACGCAGCCCGGGATCCAGCTCTACACGGCCAATCACCTTGGCGGCGGCCCCGAAAACGCCGGGCTCGGATCCCATGACGCGTTTTGCCTGGAGACGCAGCACTATCCCGACGCGCCCAACAAGCCGAATTTCCCCAGCACGTTGCTGCGACCGGGAGACAAACTCGTTGAAACGACGGTTCATCGTTTCGGCGTCAATTAG
- a CDS encoding tRNA dihydrouridine synthase produces MNEPGTAAPCRYRDLDIGNVRIGFPVVQAALSGYSDLPMRVIARRHGASYSVCEVMLDQFLLALGKRQKTKHFLDIHPDEHPVGGQLMGAEPEQFSLGALKLVEAGFDIIDVNFGCPVKKVLGRCRGGFHLSQPKVAIEILQRTRDIVPPHIPVTVKMRRGIDETQQSRDAFFEILDGARDAGLAAATVHGRTVVQRYVGPSRWQFLSEVKSHVGRSMQILGSGDLFSAEDCLRMIDQTGIDGVTVARGAIGNPWIFQQARALAGGQSLPDPPSLHQQADVMREHFSLCEQTYGEGRAPLLMRKFAIKYSQSHPEYESVRQAFVKIKTRDDFESAIQIQYGSDGPGRMIPRDCHGSQEE; encoded by the coding sequence ATGAACGAGCCTGGCACGGCGGCCCCCTGTCGCTATCGTGACCTGGACATCGGCAACGTGCGGATCGGTTTTCCCGTCGTGCAAGCGGCGTTGAGCGGCTACAGCGACTTGCCGATGCGCGTGATCGCACGACGACACGGTGCCAGTTACAGCGTCTGTGAAGTGATGCTGGACCAGTTCTTGTTGGCGCTGGGAAAACGGCAAAAGACGAAACACTTTCTGGACATTCACCCCGACGAACACCCCGTCGGCGGACAATTGATGGGGGCCGAACCGGAACAGTTTTCTCTCGGCGCACTCAAATTGGTCGAAGCCGGGTTTGACATCATCGACGTCAATTTCGGCTGTCCGGTGAAGAAGGTTTTGGGGCGATGTCGGGGCGGATTTCATCTGTCACAGCCGAAGGTCGCGATCGAGATTTTGCAGCGAACCCGCGACATCGTCCCCCCCCACATCCCGGTCACCGTCAAAATGCGTCGCGGCATCGACGAGACACAGCAATCCCGCGACGCGTTCTTCGAGATCCTGGACGGTGCCAGGGACGCCGGCCTGGCCGCCGCCACCGTGCACGGCCGGACCGTCGTCCAACGCTATGTCGGCCCCAGCCGCTGGCAGTTCTTAAGCGAGGTGAAATCACACGTCGGTCGATCGATGCAGATTCTCGGCAGCGGCGATCTGTTCTCCGCCGAAGACTGCTTGCGGATGATCGACCAAACGGGAATCGACGGCGTCACCGTGGCCCGCGGAGCGATCGGCAACCCCTGGATTTTCCAACAAGCCCGGGCGCTCGCTGGCGGCCAATCGCTGCCCGATCCGCCGTCGCTGCACCAGCAAGCCGATGTCATGCGCGAACACTTTTCGCTCTGTGAACAGACCTATGGCGAGGGGCGGGCCCCCTTGTTGATGAGGAAATTCGCCATTAAATACAGCCAATCGCACCCGGAATACGAATCGGTTCGCCAGGCGTTTGTCAAAATCAAAACGCGGGACGATTTCGAATCCGCGATTCAAATCCAGTACGGCAGCGACGGCCCCGGGCGGATGATCCCCCGCGATTGCCACGGCAGCCAGGAAGAATGA
- the rimI gene encoding ribosomal protein S18-alanine N-acetyltransferase, which yields MIRRDMPSVLAIEQNCFEFAWTEEDFIRCLRQRNCIGMVAEKDDEIVGFMIYELHKNRLHILNFAVHPDQRRHGVGNSMCSKLFGKLSHERRNRIMLEVRETNLDAQLFFKNLGFRAISVLRDFYDDTVEDAYLMQYRYHPSASEIAQPGNRISRMAG from the coding sequence ATGATTCGCCGCGACATGCCGTCAGTCCTCGCAATCGAACAGAATTGTTTCGAATTCGCGTGGACCGAGGAAGACTTCATCCGTTGCCTGCGACAACGCAATTGCATCGGCATGGTCGCCGAGAAAGACGACGAAATCGTCGGCTTCATGATCTACGAACTGCACAAGAACCGACTGCACATCCTGAATTTTGCCGTCCACCCCGACCAACGCCGCCACGGCGTCGGCAACTCGATGTGCAGCAAGTTGTTCGGAAAGCTGTCGCACGAGCGTCGCAATCGCATCATGCTGGAAGTCCGGGAAACCAACCTGGACGCCCAACTGTTCTTCAAAAACCTGGGATTCCGGGCGATCAGCGTGCTCCGCGACTTCTACGACGACACCGTCGAAGACGCCTACCTGATGCAATACCGCTACCACCCCAGCGCCAGCGAAATCGCCCAACCCGGCAACCGCATCTCCCGCATGGCCGGCTAG
- a CDS encoding nickel-dependent lactate racemase family protein, producing the protein MTTYFETGSESTSLTSDDLRRALEETFAKIGLPDKALLLPPDHTRLFSRAGEITALCHEMLGQRVADIMPALGTHSAMKPEQLAHMFPGVPLDLFRPHRWRDDVVTLGTVPASYVSEVTGGLYDKPWKAQVNKLLRDGGHDLIFSIGQVVPHEVIGMANYNKNVFVGTGGVEGINESHYLSAVYGIEQTLGRANTPLRQILNYAQDEFCQGMPIVYALTVIQQMRDGTLHTRGLYIGDDHETFFKAAELAYQVNITHLEKPPQHVVAYLDPSEFKSTWLGNKAIYRTRLAIATGGRLTILGPAVEEFGEDGEIDRLIRKYGYRTKKEIVQLVAENEDLAANPSAAAHLVHGSHENRFEVVYGAGKLSAEEISSVGYTPGDINALMNRYNVSTLTDGWHTDVDGSEFYYIQNPALGLWQAELS; encoded by the coding sequence ATGACGACTTATTTTGAAACCGGCAGCGAATCGACTTCGCTTACGTCGGACGATTTACGACGGGCGCTCGAAGAAACCTTTGCCAAGATCGGGCTGCCCGACAAGGCCTTGCTTTTGCCGCCCGACCACACACGGCTGTTCAGCCGCGCCGGTGAAATCACCGCGCTGTGCCACGAGATGCTGGGACAACGCGTCGCGGACATCATGCCGGCCCTGGGCACCCATAGCGCCATGAAGCCCGAACAACTGGCGCACATGTTCCCCGGCGTGCCCTTGGATCTGTTTCGCCCCCACCGCTGGCGCGACGACGTGGTGACCTTGGGCACCGTGCCGGCATCCTACGTTTCCGAAGTCACGGGGGGGCTGTACGACAAACCCTGGAAAGCCCAAGTCAACAAACTGCTCCGCGACGGCGGTCACGATCTGATTTTCTCGATCGGCCAAGTCGTGCCGCACGAAGTCATCGGGATGGCCAACTACAACAAGAACGTCTTTGTCGGAACCGGCGGCGTCGAGGGGATCAACGAGAGCCATTACTTGAGCGCCGTCTACGGCATCGAACAAACGCTGGGGCGGGCGAACACGCCGCTGCGGCAAATCCTGAACTACGCCCAAGACGAATTCTGTCAGGGCATGCCGATCGTTTACGCCTTGACCGTGATCCAACAAATGCGCGACGGAACGCTGCACACGCGAGGCCTGTACATCGGCGATGATCACGAGACGTTCTTCAAAGCCGCCGAACTCGCCTATCAGGTCAACATCACCCACCTCGAAAAACCGCCCCAGCACGTCGTCGCCTACCTGGATCCGTCGGAATTCAAAAGCACCTGGCTGGGCAACAAGGCGATCTATCGGACCCGTTTGGCGATCGCGACCGGCGGCCGGCTGACCATCCTGGGACCGGCGGTCGAAGAGTTTGGGGAAGATGGCGAGATTGACCGGTTGATTCGCAAATACGGTTACCGCACCAAAAAAGAGATCGTGCAATTGGTGGCCGAAAACGAAGACTTGGCGGCCAACCCATCGGCCGCGGCACACCTGGTTCACGGCTCCCATGAAAACCGCTTTGAAGTCGTCTACGGGGCGGGAAAGCTCTCGGCCGAGGAGATCTCGTCGGTCGGCTATACCCCCGGCGACATCAACGCGTTGATGAACCGGTACAACGTCAGCACGTTGACCGACGGCTGGCACACCGACGTCGACGGCAGCGAGTTCTATTACATCCAGAACCCGGCTCTAGGGCTTTGGCAAGCTGAGTTGAGTTAG
- a CDS encoding 3-keto-disaccharide hydrolase, with amino-acid sequence MPSLLRPNLLYGLSRSALPAACLDAVVCLVAVACMVPAACMVPAACLSAADTPAGEEVQLFDGKTLDGWNGDTKWFRVQDGAIIAGSATEKIPANQFLCTNKSYRDFELSVEAKLVGQGNNAGVQFRTKRIPNDTEVIGYQADIGFMPNGTCWGALYDESRRRKFLAESPELAMKTVKRGQWNTLKIIARGDRIQIFLNGVQTVDYTEPDPEIERDGVIALQVHSGPPLEVYYRNVRLKEL; translated from the coding sequence ATGCCCAGCCTCCTGCGTCCAAACCTGCTGTACGGATTATCGCGTTCGGCGTTGCCGGCCGCCTGCCTGGATGCCGTGGTCTGTCTGGTCGCCGTTGCCTGCATGGTACCCGCCGCCTGCATGGTACCCGCCGCCTGCTTGTCAGCCGCTGACACCCCGGCCGGCGAAGAGGTTCAGTTGTTCGACGGGAAAACGCTCGACGGATGGAATGGTGACACCAAGTGGTTTCGCGTCCAGGATGGAGCGATCATTGCCGGAAGCGCGACCGAAAAAATACCCGCCAACCAGTTTCTGTGTACCAACAAGTCCTATCGCGACTTTGAGTTATCGGTCGAAGCGAAATTGGTCGGACAAGGCAACAACGCCGGCGTTCAATTCCGCACCAAACGCATCCCCAACGACACCGAAGTCATCGGCTACCAGGCGGACATCGGATTCATGCCCAACGGTACCTGCTGGGGGGCGTTGTATGATGAATCCAGACGACGAAAGTTTTTGGCCGAATCACCCGAGCTGGCGATGAAGACGGTGAAACGCGGCCAATGGAACACGTTAAAAATCATCGCCCGCGGCGACCGGATCCAGATCTTTTTGAACGGCGTCCAAACGGTGGACTACACCGAACCCGATCCCGAAATCGAACGCGATGGCGTGATCGCGCTGCAGGTCCACAGCGGACCGCCGCTGGAGGTCTATTACCGAAACGTGAGATTAAAAGAGCTTTGA
- a CDS encoding exonuclease domain-containing protein: protein MAFLANFTAIDFETANRRRDSACQLAAVVVRDGQMVREQMWMIRPDPFFFSPGNIRIHGISPADVQHEPTFGDLWGEISEFLADDCLIAHNAPFDIGVLIGCLQRHHCDIPDLRFSCTRLIARQTWPDRRRFGLKPLSDWLGVEFKHHDALEDSRACAKVLLAAGIARAAESIEDLEQKLRIVRGKAGPWGVSHASKKGNPRKSASKRKTDKGLPKRTLRRGGSQLLPLPVNPFDEHAIVAESEAAYADPATRSPASTEPAIDLQRLSIRAEFIQPLRGQQIVFVGRLQVISNEQAIDLTRRSGGVYQDDVDASTNCVVLGSSDVDQQQVDDLTGQAELEILTESEFLSRLGL, encoded by the coding sequence ATGGCGTTCCTGGCAAATTTTACGGCGATCGATTTCGAGACGGCGAATCGACGGCGCGATAGCGCTTGTCAGCTCGCCGCCGTCGTCGTCCGCGATGGCCAAATGGTCCGCGAGCAGATGTGGATGATCCGCCCGGATCCGTTCTTCTTTTCACCGGGCAACATTCGCATCCACGGCATCTCGCCGGCGGACGTCCAGCACGAACCGACCTTTGGCGATTTGTGGGGCGAGATTTCCGAATTCCTGGCCGACGACTGTTTGATTGCCCACAACGCCCCGTTTGACATCGGCGTGTTGATCGGATGCCTGCAGCGACACCATTGCGACATCCCCGATCTACGATTTTCCTGCACTCGACTGATCGCGCGTCAAACCTGGCCCGACCGCCGTCGCTTCGGACTCAAGCCGCTCTCGGATTGGCTGGGCGTGGAGTTCAAGCATCACGACGCATTGGAGGACTCGCGGGCGTGCGCCAAAGTCTTGTTGGCGGCCGGGATCGCCCGCGCCGCCGAGTCGATCGAAGACCTGGAACAGAAGCTCCGCATCGTGCGCGGAAAAGCAGGCCCCTGGGGGGTCAGCCATGCGTCAAAGAAAGGCAACCCACGCAAGTCGGCGTCGAAACGAAAGACCGACAAAGGCCTTCCCAAGCGGACGCTGCGGCGCGGCGGCAGCCAATTGTTGCCGCTTCCGGTGAACCCCTTCGACGAACACGCCATCGTCGCTGAGTCCGAAGCAGCCTACGCCGATCCTGCGACACGATCGCCGGCATCCACCGAACCCGCCATCGACTTGCAACGACTGTCGATTCGCGCCGAGTTCATTCAACCGCTGCGTGGCCAACAGATCGTCTTTGTCGGCCGTCTGCAGGTGATCAGCAATGAACAAGCCATCGACTTGACCCGCCGCAGCGGCGGCGTTTACCAAGACGACGTCGATGCATCGACCAACTGCGTCGTGCTCGGCTCGTCCGATGTCGATCAACAACAGGTTGATGACCTGACCGGTCAAGCGGAACTCGAGATCCTAACGGAAAGCGAATTCCTGTCACGGCTTGGCCTTTAA
- the ilvD gene encoding dihydroxy-acid dehydratase, which produces MSQLNKYSSKITQPKSQGASQAMLYATGLTREDMDKPQVGIASVWYEGNSCNMHLLDLAAEVKGGVEAAGMVGMRFNTIGVSDGISMGTDGMSYSLQSRDLIADSIETIMAAQWYDGLIALPGCDKNMPGCLIAMGRLNRPAIMVYGGTIKPGFRNGEKLDIVSAFQCYGQFIAGQISDDERQAIVEKSCPGAGACGGMYTANTMATAIEALGMSLPYSASAPAEDQQKKDECRLAGEAMLELLKKDIKPRDIMTRAAFENAMVTVMALGGSTNAVLHLIAMARSVDVSLSIDDFQSVSDRIPYLADLKPSGKFVQEDLHSIGGTPAVMKYLLEKGLMDGSCLTVTGKTLAENVADLPGLKEGQKIVSSVEKPIKPSGHIRILKGSLAPEGAVAKITGKEGLKFTGPARCYDSEEQMLAALEQKQIQKGDVVVIRYEGPQGGPGMPEMLTPTSAIMGAGLGSDVAMITDGRFSGGSHGFIVGHVTPEAQLGGPIGLLQDGDQITIDAETNSLDVALSDEEIAARKATWAAPSLKAKRGTLYKYIKTVKSASEGCVTDE; this is translated from the coding sequence ATGTCCCAGCTGAACAAATACTCGAGCAAGATCACGCAGCCGAAAAGTCAGGGTGCCTCCCAAGCTATGCTCTACGCGACGGGATTGACCCGCGAGGACATGGACAAGCCCCAGGTCGGGATCGCGAGCGTTTGGTACGAGGGGAACAGCTGCAACATGCACCTGTTGGACTTGGCCGCCGAGGTCAAGGGCGGTGTGGAAGCGGCTGGCATGGTCGGGATGCGATTCAACACCATCGGCGTCAGTGATGGGATTTCGATGGGCACCGACGGAATGAGTTACTCCCTGCAAAGCCGCGATCTGATCGCCGATTCGATCGAAACGATCATGGCGGCCCAGTGGTACGACGGACTGATCGCGTTGCCGGGGTGTGACAAGAATATGCCGGGTTGCTTGATCGCGATGGGGCGATTGAATCGCCCGGCGATCATGGTTTACGGCGGCACGATCAAACCCGGCTTTCGCAACGGAGAAAAACTGGACATCGTCAGCGCGTTTCAGTGTTACGGCCAATTCATCGCCGGACAGATCAGCGACGACGAACGACAAGCGATCGTTGAGAAAAGTTGTCCGGGCGCGGGAGCCTGTGGCGGCATGTACACGGCCAACACGATGGCCACCGCGATCGAAGCGTTGGGCATGTCGCTTCCCTATTCCGCCAGTGCACCGGCGGAAGACCAACAGAAAAAAGACGAGTGCCGACTGGCCGGCGAAGCGATGTTGGAATTGCTAAAGAAAGACATCAAGCCGCGCGACATCATGACGCGGGCTGCATTTGAAAACGCGATGGTCACCGTGATGGCGCTCGGCGGCAGCACCAACGCCGTGTTGCACTTGATCGCGATGGCGCGCAGCGTCGACGTTTCGCTTTCGATCGACGACTTTCAATCGGTCAGCGATCGGATTCCTTACCTGGCCGATCTGAAACCGAGCGGAAAGTTCGTCCAAGAAGACTTGCATTCGATCGGTGGAACGCCGGCGGTCATGAAGTATCTGCTGGAAAAAGGGCTGATGGACGGTTCATGCCTGACCGTGACCGGCAAGACGCTTGCCGAAAACGTGGCGGACTTGCCCGGGTTGAAGGAAGGTCAAAAGATCGTCAGCTCGGTTGAAAAACCGATCAAGCCCAGCGGTCACATTCGGATCCTCAAAGGCAGTTTGGCGCCCGAGGGTGCGGTGGCAAAAATCACCGGTAAGGAAGGATTGAAATTCACCGGCCCGGCGCGTTGCTACGACAGCGAAGAACAGATGTTGGCGGCGCTGGAGCAGAAGCAGATCCAAAAAGGCGACGTCGTCGTGATCCGTTACGAAGGTCCCCAAGGTGGGCCCGGCATGCCGGAGATGTTGACGCCGACCAGTGCGATCATGGGAGCCGGTTTAGGGTCCGATGTCGCGATGATCACCGATGGTCGATTCAGCGGCGGCAGCCACGGATTCATCGTCGGGCACGTCACCCCCGAAGCACAACTCGGCGGGCCGATCGGATTGCTCCAAGACGGTGACCAAATCACCATCGACGCGGAAACCAATTCGTTGGACGTGGCGCTGTCGGACGAGGAGATCGCAGCGCGGAAAGCGACTTGGGCCGCCCCGTCGCTGAAGGCGAAACGCGGGACGCTGTACAAGTACATCAAGACCGTCAAATCCGCCAGCGAAGGTTGCGTGACCGACGAGTAG